In Streptomyces pluripotens, the genomic window CGTTCTCAAGGGGCCATGACGGCCCATCAACTCGTCCTGGAGGCAACGAGCTTAGAGGCTTCAACGGAATTGGTATAGACCTTGACGGGCTCCCGGGGGCTGTGCCACGGTCGGGCACCGAGATCTGCAGGCCCCACACTCGATCTTCACTTGATGTCCCCCGATGGGCGCAGTGCGTCCGCTTGCCGCCTGGTGGTGCGCCACCACCGACATCGCGTGATCTCTGCGGGATGGAGCCGTGTTGCCTCTCAACGAACAGCTGGACTGGGTGGACCGGGTACTGCTCGCCGGTGCTGACGACACCCCTTGCCTCTCCCTCGACGAGCCGCTGACCCGAGGCACCCTGCGCGACCGGGTCGCCCACCGGCGCTGCGAACTCGACGCCGTCGGACTCGTTCCCGGTACCACCGTGGCGCTCCGCATGCCGCCGGGCCTCGACTTGGTCACCACCCTGCTCGCCGTGTGGGGTGGCGGTGGCCAGGCCCTGCTCCTTGACCACCGCCTCACCGACGCCGAGGTGGCCCGGGCCCGCGAACTGCTGCGGCCCCAACTGCTCGTTGCCCCCGGCAGCCATCTGCCGCGGGACCTGCGCGATCCGCCCCGAGACAGCACGGCGCTCGCCGCGGTCCCGCTGGCCGACGGGCGCCCCGCCGCCACCGCGCACTGCGTCGTCCAGCTGAGCTCGGGATCGACCGGATACCCCAAGGCCATCGCCCGCACCGCTGCCGACCTGGAACGCGAACTCGACTGCTACGCCCGGCTCCCCGAGTACCCCGCCGAAGGGCACCGGATCGTCCTGCTGTCCTCGCTCGTCCACGTCCTCGGTCTCGTCGGCGGTCTGCTGCACAGCCTGCACGCCGGCGCCGAACTCGTGGTCCCCGCCCGGATCACACCACTCGCCGTCCTCGACGCCGTTGCCCGCCGGGACGCACCGACCACCGTGCTGGGCGTGCCCTTCCACGCCGAGCTCCTCGCCGGCCGTGCGGACCCGCCCCGGCCACCCGGGCTCCAGCGCATGATCGTGGCCGGGGAACCCACCCGCCCTGGTCTGGCGCAGGCCTTCACCGAGCGCTACGGAGTGCCCCTGGGCACCATGTACGGCATGACCGAGACCGGGGTCATCGCCACCGATCTCACCGGCCGTCACCACCCCTGGCTGGCCCCCGTACACGGCATGCGCCCCACCCTGGCGGAAGGGGAGCTTCACCTCGCCATGCCGGCCTCGCCCTACCTGGGCCGCACCGCACCAGAGCGGTGGTCCGACGGGCTCCTGCACACCCGCGACGCCGCGTCGATCGATCCCGCCACGGGACGCCTGGCCGTCCACGGACGCCGCGACTCCCAGGTGTCGATCGGCGGCCTGAAGGTCGACCTCACGGAGGTCGAACAGACCCTGACCGCCCTGCCCGGCGTGCACGAGGCCGTCGTCCTGTTCACCGAGGGGGCCATCGAGGCCTATGTCGCCGGCCCCGGCAGCGACCCCGACAGGGTGCGGGAACTGCTGGCCGCCCGGCTCGCCGGATACAAACTGCCGCGTCGGCTCACCGCACTGCCGGCGCTGCCCCGCACCACCACCGGGAAGCTGCGACGCAGTCCGGAAACCCTGCGCGCCCACGCCGCCGCCCTCTGACGCGCGCCCCAGACCCGCGGGGGCGTCCGGCCGGGCCAGACACCAGCCGCGGCGCTCCCGCGCTCCACTCGCCTCCCCAGCCACAGGAGCAGCCATGCACGAAAAGATCCGCACCTTCGTCGTCTCCGCCCTGGCGGCGATGAACTACGACGTCTCCGACGTCACCGGAGACACCGACCTGGGTCCCGCGGGCCTGGACCTCGAATCCCTCGCCCTCGCCGACCTGGCGGTACAGGTCGAAGAGGAGTTCGCGATCCGCTTCGAGCTCGACGACATGGAGAGCACCGCCCTGATGACCCTGGACGAGTTCACCTCCGAGGTCGCCGGGCGCATCGCCAGAAACGGCCAGGTCGCGAGCGCCTCATGACCCCGGTGACCCGTGACGAGATCGTCGCGCTCCTGGCCCGCTACGGGGAACGAAGCCCCGAAGAGGTCGGCGAGCACCTGGGTTCGCTCGAACTGACCTGGTTGCTCGCCCAGCTTGAGGAGTCCCGCGGTGCCGAGCTGGACCCGGCGGACCACCGGATCGACGGGATCCGCACGGTGGACGACGCCGCCTGCGTCCTCACCGAGGTCCTGCGGGAGGCCGCGGCACCATGACCAGGGTCCAGATCACCGGGCTGGCGGTCCGCAGCGCGGCCGGAGAGGGCCTCGCCCCCCTGCACCGCCGGACGGTGGCCGGCCGCGCGCTGTTCCGACCCCTCGACCGCTTCCCCCGGTCCGGCCCGCCGGCCGCCGTGCTCGACGGCGACCCCGACCTGGGGACGGCACTGGCGGAGGTGGTCGACCAGGCTCGCGCCGACGCCGGCTACCCCCCGGACGCCCCGCTGTTCCTCGCCCTTCACGCCGACCGCCGCACCGCTACCGTGGTGCGGACCGTCGACCCCGCGGCCCGCGTCTACACCGGCGCCTGTGTGGCCGCCTCCACCGCCCTGATCGACGCCGCCTCGGCCATCGCGGCCGGGCGCCACCGCCAGATCGTCGTCGCCGCCGGATACCTGGTGGAGCCGCGGACCTACGCCCTGTTCGAAGCCGGCCGGGCGCTCGCACGTGACGGCGCGGCCCGACCGTTCAGCCGCGCCCGCAGCGGACTGCTGCTCGGTGACGCGCTGGTGGCGGTGGTCCTGGAGGACGCGCGGTCCGCCACGGCACGCGGCGCCCGTTCCCATGCCCGCCTGGCCGGTTGGGGACGGGCGGGAGACGCCCACCACGTCTGCCGGCCCGATCCCGATGGCGCCGGCCTGGCCCGCGCGGCCCGCACCGCCCTCGGCCGCGCCGCACTTCGCCCCGAACACCTCGACTACGTCAACGCCAACGGCGCCGGCTCCGCGCTCAGCGACCGGTCCGAGGCCGCTGCGCTGCACACGCTCTTCGGCCCGCCCCGCCCCGGTCGCCGCCGCCCCCCCCGCCCACCGATCGGCGCCACCAAATCCGTCCATGGCCACGCCCTGGAGGCATCCGCGCTGCTTGAACTCGCCGTCACCGTCGCCGCACTCCACCCCCCGGACGGCGGCGACGCGTCGGACCGGCTGCCTGCCACCGCAGGCTGGCTCGGCCTCGACGAGGACTGCGGCATCCGGCCCCTGCACCCCGACGACCCGGCTCCCGACCGCCCGCCGCGGTGCGCTCTCACCCTGAACGCTGCATTCGGCGGAGCCAACACCGCGCTGGTGGTCGCCGTATGACGCCGCACCTACCCACGCCCGACGCTCCGCCCGACCGTGCCACCGTGGCCGAGCCGTACCTGCTCGCCCACGGTCGCTGGACCGCGGACGGCGACGGACCACCGCCCGCCGTGGCGGGGTTCACCGGATCCCCCTTCAACCCGTCCATTGCCCTGGCGGCCGAGCGTTGCCTGCGCCAGCACCTGCGTGGGCCCCTCGCCGACGACGGCCCCGTGGTCGCCGTCGTCCTGGTCAGCGTCACCGGCGACCTGGACACCGACCGCGTGGTGGCCGAGGCCCTGGACACCGGCCGCCGCGTGCCGCCGCTGCTGTTCTTCCAGTCCAACCCCAACGCCGTGCTCGGCCACATAGCAGCCCGATGGAAGCTGCGGGGCCCCGTCATCTCCCTGGGCGCCGGGCACGGCGCCCCGAGCGCCACAGCCGCCGCGCTGCTGGACGACGGTGAGGCCGAACTCGTCCTGCTGTTGACCGCCGAACCCGGCGTGTCCACGGCCTCCCTCTACACCCATGCCCATCCTGAGAACGGAACGGCCTTCAGTTGACTTCCCCCTTCCGCGGCCTGCGCGCCGCACTCGCCGCCGACCCGGCCGTCGGGGCTGGAAACGTGCTGACCACTCGTGTCGAACGGGA contains:
- a CDS encoding class I adenylate-forming enzyme family protein, which gives rise to MPLNEQLDWVDRVLLAGADDTPCLSLDEPLTRGTLRDRVAHRRCELDAVGLVPGTTVALRMPPGLDLVTTLLAVWGGGGQALLLDHRLTDAEVARARELLRPQLLVAPGSHLPRDLRDPPRDSTALAAVPLADGRPAATAHCVVQLSSGSTGYPKAIARTAADLERELDCYARLPEYPAEGHRIVLLSSLVHVLGLVGGLLHSLHAGAELVVPARITPLAVLDAVARRDAPTTVLGVPFHAELLAGRADPPRPPGLQRMIVAGEPTRPGLAQAFTERYGVPLGTMYGMTETGVIATDLTGRHHPWLAPVHGMRPTLAEGELHLAMPASPYLGRTAPERWSDGLLHTRDAASIDPATGRLAVHGRRDSQVSIGGLKVDLTEVEQTLTALPGVHEAVVLFTEGAIEAYVAGPGSDPDRVRELLAARLAGYKLPRRLTALPALPRTTTGKLRRSPETLRAHAAAL
- a CDS encoding phosphopantetheine-binding protein, with the protein product MHEKIRTFVVSALAAMNYDVSDVTGDTDLGPAGLDLESLALADLAVQVEEEFAIRFELDDMESTALMTLDEFTSEVAGRIARNGQVASAS
- a CDS encoding beta-ketoacyl synthase N-terminal-like domain-containing protein translates to MTRVQITGLAVRSAAGEGLAPLHRRTVAGRALFRPLDRFPRSGPPAAVLDGDPDLGTALAEVVDQARADAGYPPDAPLFLALHADRRTATVVRTVDPAARVYTGACVAASTALIDAASAIAAGRHRQIVVAAGYLVEPRTYALFEAGRALARDGAARPFSRARSGLLLGDALVAVVLEDARSATARGARSHARLAGWGRAGDAHHVCRPDPDGAGLARAARTALGRAALRPEHLDYVNANGAGSALSDRSEAAALHTLFGPPRPGRRRPPRPPIGATKSVHGHALEASALLELAVTVAALHPPDGGDASDRLPATAGWLGLDEDCGIRPLHPDDPAPDRPPRCALTLNAAFGGANTALVVAV